A portion of the Mycoplasmopsis mustelae genome contains these proteins:
- the rpmF gene encoding 50S ribosomal protein L32 gives MAIVPKRKTSKQRKHKRQTHSALDLPNLVKCTNCSELIEQHVACRYCGFYKGEKVKHFVALNDRIQK, from the coding sequence GTGGCTATTGTACCAAAACGTAAAACATCTAAACAACGTAAACACAAAAGACAAACACATAGTGCTTTAGATTTACCAAATTTAGTAAAATGCACCAATTGTTCTGAGTTAATTGAACAGCACGTGGCATGCAGATATTGTGGTTTTTACAAAGGCGAAAAAGTTAAACACTTTGTTGCATTGAACGATAGAATTCAAAAATAA
- a CDS encoding nucleotidyltransferase, with translation MKSVSKNIKIGIVVEYNPMHNGHIYQLNWIKENFPDSKIIIAMSEKYSQRGEIICIPFWKRKLMAKKYGVNKVIKLKTKISAQAAHIFASEAIKLLSKQKINYLVFGSETSDINIFIQIANIIKNNSNLYNELVKKYLKQKGNSFPKATSLALSKLCGYQINQPNDILGLEYVKIIVNNNLNITPIVIKRTIGFHSEEISGSFASASKLRQMLKNNLNIEQYSPFKLNKIKPKYLIENTYPKFQKIVSKLSAQEIAQFHMVNEGIENLFKKNINLPNYEAFINACISKRYTASRIKRTYLYVLLKIKKYNIN, from the coding sequence ATGAAATCTGTAAGCAAAAATATAAAAATAGGCATTGTTGTAGAATATAATCCTATGCATAATGGTCATATTTATCAATTAAATTGAATTAAAGAAAATTTTCCTGATAGCAAAATTATTATAGCAATGTCTGAAAAATATTCACAACGCGGCGAAATTATTTGCATACCTTTCTGAAAAAGAAAATTAATGGCTAAAAAATATGGTGTAAATAAGGTAATTAAGTTAAAAACAAAAATTTCTGCTCAAGCAGCACATATTTTTGCCTCCGAAGCAATTAAACTACTTTCAAAACAAAAGATTAATTACTTAGTTTTTGGTTCAGAAACTAGTGACATAAATATTTTTATACAAATTGCAAATATTATTAAAAATAATTCAAATTTGTATAATGAATTGGTTAAAAAATATCTAAAACAAAAAGGAAATAGTTTTCCTAAGGCTACAAGTTTAGCATTAAGTAAGCTTTGTGGATATCAAATTAATCAACCTAATGATATATTAGGCTTGGAGTATGTAAAAATCATTGTCAATAATAATTTAAATATCACACCAATTGTAATTAAAAGAACAATAGGATTTCACTCTGAAGAAATAAGCGGTAGTTTTGCTAGCGCGAGCAAATTAAGACAAATGTTAAAAAACAATTTAAACATTGAACAATATTCACCATTTAAACTAAATAAAATTAAACCAAAGTATTTAATTGAAAACACTTACCCAAAGTTTCAAAAAATAGTTTCTAAACTCTCAGCACAGGAAATAGCACAATTTCATATGGTTAATGAGGGGATAGAAAATTTATTTAAAAAAAATATAAATTTACCAAATTATGAGGCTTTTATAAATGCTTGTATAAGCAAAAGGTATACAGCAAGTCGCATAAAACGAACATATTTGTATGTTCTTTTAAAAATTAAAAAATATAATATTAACTAA